The following is a genomic window from Micromonospora cathayae.
GACGCGGAGTGCGGGAAGTCGTCGTTCCTGCGCGCCCTGGCGACGTCGATCACCCGCCGGTTCACCCCGGAGCAGGCCCGGATCATCCTGGTCGACTACCGGCGCAGCCTGCTCGGCGCGATCGAGTCGGAACACCTCATCGGGTACGGTACGGCCGCCTCCGGCACCGCCGACCTGATCGAGTCGGTAGCCGGGTACATGGAACGTCGCAAGCCCGGCCCGGAGGTGAACGCGGCGCAGTTGCGGGACCGGTCCTGGTGGTCCGGGCCGGAGCTGTTCGTGCTGGTGGACGACTACGACCTGGTGGCCACCGGCCCGACCAACCCGCTGCGTGCGCTGGAGGAACACCTGCCGCAGGCCCGGGACGTCGGGCTGCACCTGGTGCTGGCCCGACGGTCGGGCGGCGCGGGACGGTCGCAGTTCGAGCCGATCGTGCAGCGGCTGCGGGAACTCGCCGCCGCCGGTCTGGTGATGTCCGGCAGCCCGGACGAGGGGGCGCTGGTCGGCCCGGTCCGGCCCGGCCCGTTGCCGCCCGGTCGGGGACGGCTGGTCACCCGACGGGAAGGCGTACGGCTGGTGCAGTTGGCCCATCTTCCGCCGGCATGACCGCTCGACCGTGCCGGCATGACCGGTCGGCCGGTCGACGGCTCCGGCGTCTCGGCCGGTCGACGGCTCCGGCGTGACGTCTCGACCGGTCGACGGCTCCGGTGCGACCGTTGACCGGCGGATTTTCGAGGTTCCGGTTTCGACGTTTAACCAAACAGGACCCGAAAACCGGGTAACCTCCGAGCGTTGTGTGTCCGGCGCGACGAATGGGCTGAGAGTGTGACTGGGGTGCCGCGGGGACGCGTGGCCGGGGTCCGGTGGCTGGCCGGCCGTACCCTGCTCGCCGTCGCCGCGACCGCCGTCCCGTTGGCGGTTCCGCTCGCCGGCGCCGCGCCCGCTGTCGCCGCGCATGCCGTCGCCGCGCCCGCCCCGGCGCTGGCCGCGTCCGTGCCCGCCGCCGCGCCGGCCCCGGTGCCGGCCGCGCTCGTTGCGGCGCCGGTCGCCGTCGACCCGATGTTCGCGCCGGCCCGCGCCGACCAGGTACGCAACGACCAGTGGCAGCTCGACGCGTTGGACGCGGAGACGGCCTGGCGCACGTCCACCGGACGCGGGGTGACCGTCGCGGTGGTCGACTCCGGGGTGGACGGCTCCCACCCGGACCTCGCCGGTCAGGTGCTGCCCGGGCTCGACCTGGTCGCCCCGGAGGGCACGACCGAACCCGACCCGGTGGGGCACGGTACGACCGTCGCGGCGCTGATCGCCGGCCGGCGGGACGACCAGCGGGGCGCGGTGGGGCTCGCGCCGGACGCGAAGATCCTGCCGGTGCGGGTGCTGGACGCGGAGAACCGCTACGACGACGCGCTGATCGTCGCCCGGGGCGTCCGGTGGGCGGTCGACAACGGGGCCCGGGTCATCAACCTCTCCCTCGGCGGGGGCGGCGACAGTCCGGCCCTGGCCGCCGCGCTGGACTACGCCTTCGCCCGGGACGTGGTGGTGGTCGCCTGCACCGGCAACCTGGCCGTCTCGCCGGGCAACCGGGTCTGGTACCCGGCCCGGGAGCCGGGGGTGATCGCGGTGTCCGGTCTCGAACGCGACGGCGACGACCTCTGGTCCGGCTCGATCACCGGCCCGGAGACGGTGCTGACCGCGCCGGCCACCGGGCTGGTCGGGGCCCGTCCCGGTGGCTACTGGCGGGTGCAGGGGACGAGTTTCGCCGCACCCCTGGTGACCGCCGCCGCCGCGCTGGTGCGGGCCCGGTTCCCGCAGATGTCCGCCGGTGAGGTGGTGAACCGGCTGATCAGCACCGCCCGGGACCTCGGCCCGGCCGGTCGGGACGACCGGTTCGGCTTCGGCCGGGTCGATCCGGTCGCGGCGCTCACCCGGGACGTGCCCGCGGTGCCGCGCAACCCGTTGGACGACCAGTCCTCACCGGGCGAGGTGGGCTTCGGCCGGGCACCGGGCTCGGTGGAGCAGACCACGGTCGACGCGGACCAGCTCGGCCTGCGTACCCGGGGGGACAGCTGGACGGCCCGCGCCGCCGGTGGGGCGGAGGCCGCCACCCCGGGCCGGCTCTGGGCCGGAGTGGTGACGGGTGCCGTACTGGTCGCCACGACCGCGCTGCTGGTCCGCCGGTTCCGCCGTCCGGCCCGCCGCTGAGCCGTCCGCTGGGCCTGTCCACACCGGATGTTCGGTGATGGCTTCGTTGCTCAGAGTGAAGAAAGCGGTGCCACGACGCGCACCGGGCTTAATGTGAGTTCAGCGCCGCGTCTCACCATCAACCAGAGCTGACGCCCGCTGAACAGGCGGTTTGCATCGCTGTTTATCGTGATCAGTGATCTATGTGCCACCGCACCCGCCGAAGCGATAAGGGCTAACGATGAGCGACAGTCACCCTCCGTACGGAGGACCGTCCGATCCGAACGCCGGGCAGCCGTGGGGGCCGCCGCCGGGGCCACCGCCGGGGCAGCCGATCTCCGGGCAGCCGTGGGGCCCGCCGCCCCCGGGACAGCCGATCTCCGGGCAGCCGGACCCGTACGGCTACGGTCAGCAGCACGGCTACCCGCCGCCGCCCCAGTTCGCCACCCCGGTGCAGCCGCCGAAGAAGAACCGGGGCCTGATGATCGGGCTCGGTGTCGGGGCGGCCACGGTGGCGCTGCTGGCGCTGTGCGGTGTCGGCGTCGGCGTACTGGTGGCCGCCGGTGACGACGAGGACCCGACCCCGCCGATCGCCACGGGACCGGCCCCCGGCCCCAGCACCGAGACCGACCCGGGCACCACCCCGTCGACCACGCCGCCCGGCGGGGACGACGCCCCGCAGAACAACAACGCCGTCACCGCGCGGTACTCCAGCGACTTCGAGGCGGTCTGCGAGGGCAACCCGATCCTCAACGCGAAGGCGTACACCGCACCGGCCGGTTCGAAGGCGTACACCTTCTACAACTCGGTGGACCGGCCGTCGAGCTGGCTGCTCCGTTCCGCCGGCTACGGCAAGTCGTACTACGCGAAGAGCGACGAGTTCGACGAGGTGAGCGTCGTCGGTTGCCTGAAGTACGTGGAGGGCAGCGAGGGCGCCGGCAAGAAGTGCCAGCTCAAGGACAGCTCCGACAAGGTCATCACGGTCGACTACGTGTCGTCGCGGTACCAGCTGACCTTCTACGCCGCGAAGACCGCGCAGAAGGTCGGCGACGGCGGCACCATCAACGCGCCGGCGGTGCGCTGCCCGTCGTTCGTGACCTACAACAAGAACACCATGAAGGCGTACGCCTCGCCGGACACCGGTGCCCTCGAGGCCGCGCTGGACAAGTTCCTGGACTGATTCCGGGTCGCGGAGCCGGGGAGGGGCGGCACGGTCCCTCCCCCGGCTCCGCCGGCCGGCTCAGCTCGCCCGACCCGCGCCACAGCGGCCAGCGGTAGCCCTCTCGACCGGTCAGGTGCAGTCCCCGGTGTCGACCGCCTTGGTCCGCTCCGCCCCGGCCAGGGCCACCGGCCGGGCCTCCTCGGCGGTCACCGCGAATCCGGTGTTCGGATCGTCCGCCGCCGCCGCGAAGATCACCCCCAGCACCAGACCGTTCGGCGCGACCAGCGGCCCGCCCGAGTTGCCGCTGCGGACCAGCGCGCGGATCGTGTAGACCTCCCGGGTGACGTCCCCGGAGGCGTAGATGTCCGGCCCGGTGATCCGGTCCACGTCCCGCACCCGGGCCGACTGGGCATCGTACGGACCGTCCAGCGGGAAACCGAGGACGATCGCGTCCGCCCCGCTCGTCGCCCCGTTGGCGGCGAACCGCATCGACGGGCCGGGCAGGTCCGGCACGTACAGCACGGCGAGGTCCCGGTCCGGGTCGTAGACCACCACCCGGCCGTCGTACCGGTCGCCGTTCAGCTCCACCGACACGCTACGGACACCGGCGACCACGTGCGCGTTGGTCATCACCCGGTCGTCGGCGTAGATGAAACCGGAGCCCTCGATCCGCCGGCCGCAGCTCGGCGCGGAGCCGAGCACCTTGACCACGGACCGCTGGCCGTTGGCGACCACCTGGGAACCGGCCAGCGCCGGGTCGGGCGGCGACACCTGCCGGGCCCGGGTGGGGGCCAGGTCGCCGAAGACGTCGGGGAAACCGTTGGTGTCGACGGTGTCCCGCAGCGCGGTGGACAGCTGCTGGGCCTGGTCCGGCATCACCCGGTCGACCACGGTCAGCAGGGCGCTGTTCCGGACCGAGGAGGCCAGCCAGGGCAGCGACGACGAGCCGAGCGGCACGGCGACCAGCCAGGCCACCATGATCACCGCGAACAGCGACACGAACGCCCCGCCGACGTCGTCGACCCGCCGACCGACCCGGCTGGTGATGGCGTGCCGCAGGTGGGAGCCGAGCCAGCCGGCCAGGGCCTGCCCCAGCACCGCCAGCCCGAACACCGCGACCAGCGAGATGATCACACGGGCGACGCTGTCGGTGAACTGCTGCGCCAGCAACGGACCGGCCTGGAGGCCGAGCAGGGCGCCCAGGAAGAACCCGGTGAACGACAGCGCCCCGATGACGAATCCCTGACGGTATCCGCTGATCGCGAACAGGAGCATGAGCAGCAGCAGTACGAGATCAACGGCCGACACCCGTCCAGCGTACGGGCACCGCACGACCGCGACGACGAGCGCCGGGTAAGCCGGGCCGTGACTGTCAGCGATCGGCCAGCGCGTCGGCCCCGTCGGCGGATTCGTCGGCGGGGTCGGTACCGGCCGACAGCGCCGGGGTGGCGACCGTCGGCGGCAGGTCCACCACCCGGCTGTCGGACCAGGGCCGGGCCCAGCCGCCCATCTCCAGGACGGCGGAGAGCACACCTGCGGTGAATCCCCAGACCAGCATCCCGCGCGCGGCGAAGGCCGGGCCGATCCAGCCGTTCCGGAGGCGTACCCGCAACCGGTTCGCCGGATCTACCAGCTCGGCGACGGGCAGCCGGACGACGTGCGCCACCTCGGCCGGTTCCCGTGCGTGCACCGGATGCGGCCGGTGCCACCAGCCGAGCACCGGAGTGACCATGAAGTCGCTGACCGGAATCCACAGCTTCGGCAGGTGGGCCAGGACGGTGACACTGTCCGGGTCGAGGCCGACCTCCTCGTTCGCCTCACGGAGCGCGGTCGCGGTGGCGTCGGCGTCCCCCGGGTCGGCGGCCCCGCCCGGGAACGCCGGCTGGCCGGCGTGGTTGCGCAGGGTGGCGGACCGTTGCAGCACCAGGACGTCCGGGCCGGCGTCGGGTTCCTCACCGAGCAGCACCAGTACCGCGCTCTCCCGGCCGCCGCTCGGCGGAACCGGGATCCGGCTGAAGTCCTCGGCGCTGGCCGCGCCCAACCGGTCGAGCAGCGGGTCCAGCCAGGCTGGCCGGGGACGGCTCACGCGGGTACCTCCAGGCCGAGGTGCCGGCGGACCAGCTCGGCCAGGCGGGCGTCGTCGAGTGCCCCGGAGACGTCCTGGTGCCGGATGCGTCCCTGCCCGTCGACGAAGATGGTGACCGGCAGGACGTTCGG
Proteins encoded in this region:
- the mycP gene encoding type VII secretion-associated serine protease mycosin, with the protein product MTGVPRGRVAGVRWLAGRTLLAVAATAVPLAVPLAGAAPAVAAHAVAAPAPALAASVPAAAPAPVPAALVAAPVAVDPMFAPARADQVRNDQWQLDALDAETAWRTSTGRGVTVAVVDSGVDGSHPDLAGQVLPGLDLVAPEGTTEPDPVGHGTTVAALIAGRRDDQRGAVGLAPDAKILPVRVLDAENRYDDALIVARGVRWAVDNGARVINLSLGGGGDSPALAAALDYAFARDVVVVACTGNLAVSPGNRVWYPAREPGVIAVSGLERDGDDLWSGSITGPETVLTAPATGLVGARPGGYWRVQGTSFAAPLVTAAAALVRARFPQMSAGEVVNRLISTARDLGPAGRDDRFGFGRVDPVAALTRDVPAVPRNPLDDQSSPGEVGFGRAPGSVEQTTVDADQLGLRTRGDSWTARAAGGAEAATPGRLWAGVVTGAVLVATTALLVRRFRRPARR
- a CDS encoding MarP family serine protease — its product is MSAVDLVLLLLMLLFAISGYRQGFVIGALSFTGFFLGALLGLQAGPLLAQQFTDSVARVIISLVAVFGLAVLGQALAGWLGSHLRHAITSRVGRRVDDVGGAFVSLFAVIMVAWLVAVPLGSSSLPWLASSVRNSALLTVVDRVMPDQAQQLSTALRDTVDTNGFPDVFGDLAPTRARQVSPPDPALAGSQVVANGQRSVVKVLGSAPSCGRRIEGSGFIYADDRVMTNAHVVAGVRSVSVELNGDRYDGRVVVYDPDRDLAVLYVPDLPGPSMRFAANGATSGADAIVLGFPLDGPYDAQSARVRDVDRITGPDIYASGDVTREVYTIRALVRSGNSGGPLVAPNGLVLGVIFAAAADDPNTGFAVTAEEARPVALAGAERTKAVDTGDCT
- a CDS encoding NUDIX hydrolase, with amino-acid sequence MSRPRPAWLDPLLDRLGAASAEDFSRIPVPPSGGRESAVLVLLGEEPDAGPDVLVLQRSATLRNHAGQPAFPGGAADPGDADATATALREANEEVGLDPDSVTVLAHLPKLWIPVSDFMVTPVLGWWHRPHPVHAREPAEVAHVVRLPVAELVDPANRLRVRLRNGWIGPAFAARGMLVWGFTAGVLSAVLEMGGWARPWSDSRVVDLPPTVATPALSAGTDPADESADGADALADR